One Ranitomeya variabilis isolate aRanVar5 chromosome 4, aRanVar5.hap1, whole genome shotgun sequence genomic window, gcaaacaggtcatgttttcaggatttccttgtattgcacaggtgataatttaatcacctgcacagaatgattccagcaccttgtggaatgctaaggaaatcctgaaaacacgcatggtttgaggccctcgaggaatgcagtttgacacccctgctttagACTCAGAAGATGTCGCTCGTCATCATTGCAAGCCTAGGTGTAAACAGATGATTAGAAAGATCTGTGAACTGTTAATTCGCACATTTATTCATTTGTACACTGATATAAGGTCTCCTCTAATCAATCTTCAAACAAAATATCAACAAGTTTGATCGATTATTGTTGTTCGCTACTTTTAACACCAATCTGCTAGTCAAAACaatcaaagtattttttttttttttttaaaacctattacataataataataataataataataataaacacaacaatttacaaaaataaattagaaaaaaaCTAATAGCTATTAAAAGATGAATGaataatgaataaataaaagtTAACACAGCTACCAAAGCACCGTTGACCTTATTTCAACATATATTTCATCACATGTGTCCACTAGGGTCCATACAGATGGATTTTTTTGCCATCTTTGTTTACCCATCTATTAGTCGTAAGGGGCTTCTAGTAAGGGCTCACAATCATCAGTATTAATAAATCGCTCTGATGTTGATCCAGAAAATtaggacgagtgtcatgcgagtacaatccgatcttTCTCACATGGCATCTGTGCGACATATGTAATCAGTgtggttttttttctctgcaactattataCTACAATCATTTGTagcaccatttacagtgttctatgctacAGAATGGTAATGCAAAAAACGGACAGCGTACagatggtccgtgtgctgtctgtttttttttcccatagacttgcaggccactcgcagcatgttgcgatttttttctgaTCCAGATTTcagttgataaaaaaaaaactctgatcAGGTATAAGTATagtacatttaaaggggttgtccgtccttttttttattaaatgctgTATATATTttgagctaaaaataatttttgcatttgagtttcattaaaaatgttgtatTTTGCCTCTGCCTTCTGTTTGGCCGCAAAATAAGCTGAGAGTTAAGTCAAAGAACTCATTCTACCTGTTTGGCAAGAACGTAACTGTTTTATCTCTCTTTTTTCTGGGCTCCTTTTAGCAAATTTATGACCGCAGACCACATCAAAGATAAATATGCAATTAGTCAAAGAccctgtaaaagccaaatggtgcaaatTTCTAATGAAATTCAGTTGCAAAAACGATTTTCgctccaaatacatgcatttaaataaaaaatgacttTTTAGGCTTTTCAgcgaaacgcgttggtttagtcAGAGGACACTTTGTGGCTTGCTAGCAATGTTGGCTTTTAAAATGGACAAATAAAGTTGAAATTTTGTCATCGCTGGAGAAAACTATTATTTTCTGCATTGTGGATACGACCTAGATCAGGGCGGCTCCGTGCGGTGATTTCTACTCACACAAGGTGCATCTGGACTTAACGAACTGACTTTCCTTCCCCCTATCCCTCGTCTGCAAAAATTCTTCGTGGGGACACATCCTTAGGGTGCAGTTAGACATCTGTGAATATCGATCCGATCCTGCCCCTATATATGCCGCTGCCCCTCCTGGGAATGCCACCACCCCTCTCAGTAACATCCCGATCCCCCTGAGAACACCCACGTTGGGTGAGGTTTATATAAACCACTCCTTTTATATCCAGGAGTCCAGTTCCCAGCTTTGGCACTAGGCCCTTTTCACTTCTTATTTTCTTAATTCCGGGATTTGTTTGCTCTATTATTATGAGCACAAAAAACGGAAACTAACATCAATGCCGAATCTATTACAGGATAGGCACCAACGTCACCCAACGTACCCCATTGGCTAGAATAGGGTCCATCAAGTTGTCACTATTTTGGCCAATATTCTGGTGTAAACAGAGCCTGAAGTATAAGAACTGTGCAGTGAAGAGATTTATGTAGCACAGGTTGCTGCATATCAGGTTTTGACGCTTGTATTGCTTATATCACATTGAgttatattttgtaaaaaaaaaaaaataacaatcatTAAGGAAAACAATTGCACTAAAATTAAAGTAATATATTAAGACTAATGTTATTGCACCCAGTAGCAGGTAACGTGAGGTGCTGACGTACGGCATTCTTCAGCTTTTGGTTACTGATTTTTCCAACGAGAGGAGGCCGATTCGCAAAGAGCAAAAATACAGAACGTTTCTCAGTTTCATAGGAGAGAGACAGAATATTAGATCTTAGCCAGCAAAAAATCTCTGGAATGATTAGTGAGCCTCGGGATTTAGGATGAGGAACTATCAAACTCCACGGAACTATTTCTGTACCATTCAAAGTGACAAATGGAGAAGATTCGGAAGCTACTACATACTTGCCTTGCCTAGCGCTCTACCATTCATGTTAAGcagatatatagtatataaaggTGTAtacaataaaacattatttttagtattttttacacttttttcttTTCTGTAGTCATTTCTTATTTTAGGTAAAATAACTTGCTTTTGGGTTCGTGCAGACGACCATATTATGTGTCTGTGTGCGACCCAACAAAACATCGGGTCACACTCGGACAAATgtcattctatggggccgtgcacatgtccgattttgatcactGCATGTCCCAGTTTGATCCAATGTTCGGATCAAACTCAGACATGCAAATCAATGAGTGCGTGGGAAACATTagactgcactcgaatgacatctgagtgcagtctgatttttgcaGCACCACacgatggagaagatggagacatcttTTGTCTTGATCTTCTCCTTAtccaagaaaatcggatcacaccacAATCAATGCAATGGAATCAATGGAATCTTGAGGGCCTAATTGCCGATTAAAGGTGTTTTGACACAAATGCCATCAGTAGCACCAACTACACCTGTAAATGTATTTAAAGTCATCCTCGTTACAGTTGACAATGAAGGAGTTTCAAACAATAACTAATGTTAAGATGGAAGAGTTAGCAAAAACTGTCAATCACTGCATAGTTTCCTGCCTACCTTCTTGGGCATATGAGTCCTGTCTGCACTGTCCATGCTATAATTAAAGGAgtaatcccatctccaagatcctatccaaatatgtagcaggtgtaataataataatattattatcaaatacctccaattagatatgtagtatagttcttctgataagctatatcACACCCCATGTGCAGCACAAAGCAGTAGCTTAGGTATAAAACCGTGGTTGCAACCATACAGTGACAGTTAGTTATTTATTCAtactcataaccatggatacctaagctatgtagtaaatcagaagaactgtactacatttctaatgggatgtatttactaatattattattttacctacctcatattgggataggatcttggagaagggAATACCAATTTAAAGCtatcttaaagggattctgtcatcaGGCTTTTGCTACCCAACCTGAACGCAGCCAGATGTAGGGGGCAGAGATCATGTTTcctgggatgtgtcacttattgaacgacttgctgcagttttgataaaatcactgttttctctgctgcagatctagcagttctctgaatgctgagctctgtataaccccgtcctCATCACTgagtggcagctttctgtgtacaacgtgcataggcagaaagctgccagtcggtGGTGGGGcctatgaatatggaggactacatggcagcaggtttactagtcctctggtGAAAATCGTCTACTGATAAAAcaataattttatcaaaactgcagcaagtagcccCATAAATGTCACAtcgctggaatctgggtctctgtctttatattatgctactctcagattaggtaggaaaaacctggtgacagattctctttaatgacaACCTACTTGACAAGTGTTTTTGCTTTTGTGTGTTCCTCCGCAGCACTAACGTCTGTATTTTTCTCTCCATTTACAGCTGCTGGATGGCTTGGGAGCCAAGTCTTGGTGCATTCTACGGCCCCGTCGCCTTCATTGTCCTCGTCACCTGCGTTTACTTTCTCTGCACCTATGTACAGCTAAAGCGTCATCCCGAGCGCAAGTACGAATTAAAGGAAAGGACGGAGGAGCAGCAGAGGTTGGCAGGCGGAGAAATGGGTCACAGTCATATCACTGAAGCTGGGCCGGTTGCCCAGGCCACCTGCTCCATGATTTCATCCTCCCTGTTGGAAAATGAGCATTCCTTCAAGGCCCAGCTACGAGCGGCCGCCTTCACCCTCTTTCTCTTCACAGCGACCTGGACCTTCGGGGCTCTCGCTGTATCTCAAGGGCATTTCTTGGATATGATCTTCAGCTGCCTGTACGGAGCGTTTTGTGTAACTTTAGGCCTGTTCACGTTAATCCATCACTGTGCAAAGCGAGACGACGTTTGGCACTGCTGGTGGTCCTGTTGTCCTTCGAAAAGGAATGCCTACGCAGTGCCAGCGAGCGCTCGCCAAAAAGTGAACATAAACGGAGATGCCCAGGGTCACGCCACCTGCATTCAGGATTCGCCCTGTCCGAATAAGTCGCCCATGTACAATCACCCATCTGCGGGTCACTGCAAACTCACTAATTTACAAGCTGTGCAGAACCATGTGACCTGCCTATCGCCCGTCACGCCGTGCTGCGCAAAGATTCACTGTGAACAACTTATGGAAGACGAAGCTCATATCCATGTGCACAACGAAGGCGCCTTTAGACCAAACATGCACGTTCACAGGTGTCTAAAAAGCAGAACTAAGCCACGCTACTTCAGCCGGCATAGGTCTGCCGCCGAGCGAGAGTATGCCTATCACATTCCTTCTAGCATTGATGGAAGTATCCATAGCTCGCACACAGACAGTCCACACAGTACACATGAGGACCATACAGGCCACAGACGGGGCTGTTGTGCCGCAAGCGACCCTTACCCTACCGTCAACCAACCCGAGAGCAGCGATGCAAGTACTGCAATATTTAGTTGTGGCAAAATGCCGGACTCTGACACTGTGCACCATACTCACTTTGAGATGCAACCAAGGAGACAATCATATCCATTTAACACAACAAATCCTAACGGGTTACTCAAGGGTAGCATGCATGAAGCCATGATCTATAGTTCCGATAATGCAGGAAACGTAAAAACGGGGCCATGGAGAAATGAAACTACTGTGTAGTTCTGGGCCTAGCTCATGCGTCTTTCCTGCGctggtaaaaaatgaaaaaaaaaagaaaaaaaaaaaatgaaatgtacgCCATGTTTTTAAATTCACTTGTTAAGTGTCTGTACAGCACACCAGTACATGTACAATGCTTGGTTCTGTTTTGTTATACAAAGAAACCGATTGTAATGTGGCAATTGTGAAAATAACATGTTCAAGAGGAATATCAAGAAGCGTCCTGCAAAGAACCACAAACACAAAGGTGCAAAGTAGATCGAAGAGgcaatatccttttctttttgtgttaatTCCTGGCACAATTCTCTGTGTTACACTTGCTAATGTTACCATGACAATAAATTATTGCAATCATTTTTCTCATATGTTCTACACATTGTGATATTAAACCAAATAGAAGTTTCTACCGAATCTCATGTCAGACAGATATCATTTGTTTCCATGTTGTCCATAGAGCTACACATGACCATACACCTTTAAATACTTTCTCCGAGAAGGAAACTTATTAGGTCCTGCACTCTGTTATCTAATAGAAGCTATATGCAAATGTACCTTAGTACTATACACAGTGGATGTAACTATTTAATTTCCAAACATAATTATTTTTAAAGTTTCCAAGCAAGAAATAATGTTCCAAAATGTACTTATGTTAGTAAGTTGTACAATTGAAAGATACAACGGTCTTCAGTCACTGGTAGAATAGCGTTTACAGTGTTAGAGTGTCCAGATCCTGGCAGCTTAATTTCTGGTTTGTGATGGACACAGAACAGCTTTTatagtcatagaatcatagaatgttagagttggaaaggacctcctggatcatctggttcaatgccctgctcaaagca contains:
- the ADGRA1 gene encoding adhesion G protein-coupled receptor A1 isoform X2 produces the protein MDPLAGMNAVAIASIHLPQSAFAQSPSLQSVDNSTCKLQLIVFRNGKLFPITGNTTYLADQGKRRAVATPAVLSKIDGYNFGNLSHPLTIALRHFTSGIDPFAAFWDFDLLDGNGGWCGEGCHIITSTANITTIQCTHFGNFAVLMDLKTVLSLPQYPGEFLHPVVYACTAVMLLCLFASIITYIVHHSTIRISRKGWHMLLNFCFHTALTFAVFAGGINRTGYPIICQSVGIVLHYSSLCTVLWIGVTARNIYKQVTRKPPQNQNSDQPAFPKQPMLRFYLISGGVPFIICGITAATNMKNYGNEDNAPYCWMAWEPSLGAFYGPVAFIVLVTCVYFLCTYVQLKRHPERKYELKERTEEQQRLAGGEMGHSHITEAGPVAQATCSMISSSLLENEHSFKAQLRAAAFTLFLFTATWTFGALAVSQGHFLDMIFSCLYGAFCVTLGLFTLIHHCAKRDDVWHCWWSCCPSKRNAYAVPASARQKVNINGDAQGHATCIQDSPCPNKSPMYNHPSAGHCKLTNLQAVQNHVTCLSPVTPCCAKIHCEQLMEDEAHIHVHNEGAFRPNMHVHRCLKSRTKPRYFSRHRSAAEREYAYHIPSSIDGSIHSSHTDSPHSTHEDHTGHRRGCCAASDPYPTVNQPESSDASTAIFSCGKMPDSDTVHHTHFEMQPRRQSYPFNTTNPNGLLKGSMHEAMIYSSDNAGNVKTGPWRNETTV